The following coding sequences lie in one Ctenopharyngodon idella isolate HZGC_01 chromosome 11, HZGC01, whole genome shotgun sequence genomic window:
- the LOC127522253 gene encoding uncharacterized protein LOC127522253, with protein MHVINRHSSPRALQYSKRISLRPTKQRSLSGQKLPIQSREMSTKLRKCRRSLAAALDQAAEEDSSWSPNSVFSLSLVRISQNGTYVYDHWTERPDCMCFGKEDFLCCTRSAILQDLHGLLDIQTLEDLVAKLEFENELNRVCSRSLQSKNPESSFNQEESANSDMEEGSTDRWAHDSKEEYSFLLDTILEIERDNDFTADCDVSSLELDLQFSP; from the exons ATGCACGTTATTAACAGACATTCAAGTCCTCGGGCGCTTCAATATTCAAAACGAATCAGCCTTCGGCCCACTAAACAGCGAAGTCTATCTGGACAAAAACTTCCTATTCAGAGCAG AGAAATGTCAACCAAGTTAAGAAAATGTAGACGAAGCCTTGCGGCAGCTTTGGATCAGGCAGCAGAAGAGGACTCATCATGGTCTCCAAACAGTGTCTTTTCTCTTAGCCTGGTTAGAATATCACAGAATGGCACATATGTATATGACCACTGGACAGAGAGGCCAGACTGCATGTGTTTTGG GAAGGAAGACTTTTTATGCTGCACACGGTCTGCAATACTGCAAGATCTACATGGGCTCCTCG ACATACAGACCTTGGAGGATCTTGTGGCAAAGCTGGAGTTTGAAAACGAGTTGAACCGCGTCTGCAGTAGATCCTTGCAGAGTAAAAACCCAGAATCCTCATTTAACCAAGAAGAAAGTGCAAATAGTGACATGGAAGAGGGAAGTACAGACCGCTGGGCTCACGATAGTAAGGAGGAATATTCCTTCTTGCTGGACACGATTCTTGAGATTGAGCGGGACAATGACTTCACTGCTGACTGTGATGTCAGTTCTTTGGAGCTGGACTTACAGTTTTCACCATAG
- the brk1 gene encoding probable protein BRICK1 encodes MAGQEDPVQREIHQDWANREYIEVITSSIKKIADFLNSFDMSCRSRLATLNEKLTALERRIEYIEARVTKGETLT; translated from the exons ATGGCCGGACAGGAGGATCCAGTGCAAAGGGAAATTCACCAAGACTGGGCGAACCGTGAATATATCGAAGTGATCACCAGCAGCATTAAGAAAATAGCCGATTTCCTCAATTCCTTCG atATGTCCTGCAGGTCTCGTTTAGCCACTTTGAATGAGAAGCTCACTGCTTTGGAGAGGAGGATTGAGTACATTGAAGCCAGA GTCACAAAAGGGGAAACCTTGACTTAA
- the setmar gene encoding histone-lysine N-methyltransferase SETMAR: MRSYSRDLSGGIENVPVLIEKSVPKEAFSDFQYVPENVQGPGCDLDPSAVTLPGCSCRASSCLPDSCPCLRFGQTYDSEGRLKQQQEDSGYSRPVFECNALCACSDSCQNRVVQKGVDVRLGVFSTKDRGLGLEALERLPCGRFICEYAGEIIGPHEARRRQLSQTPLDMNYIIAVQEHSGGDRITQTFVDPVAVGNVGRFINHSCQPNLLMVPVRVHSLLPRLALFANRDIERYEELTFDYAGGQNSSTDTLKWDNAPSGTDTGADGDKTPQKKVCRCGASNCSGFLPLDMSVLH, encoded by the exons ATGCGATCATACAGCCGGGATCTGAGTGGCGGAATCGAGAATGTTCCTGTTTTGATTGAGAAAAGTGTCCCTAAAGAGGCTTTTTCCGACTTTCAG TATGTGCCAGAGAATGTGCAAGGACCAGGTTGTGACCTTGACCCAAGTGCGGTGACCCTCCCCGGCTGTTCATGTCGTGCCAGTTCCTGCCTGCCCGACAGCTGCCCCTGCTTGAGGTTCGGCCAGACGTATGACAGCGAGGGACGTCTGAAACAACAGCAAGAGGACAGCGGCTACAGCAGGCCTGTTTTTGAATGCAATGCCCTATGTGCCTGCAGCGACTCCTGCCAGAACCGCGTCGTTCAAAAGGGTGTCGATGTTCGCCTAGGTGTTTTCAGCACCAAGGACAGGGGTTTGGGGTTGGAGGCTCTCGAGCGCCTCCCTTGTGGCCGATTCATATGCGAGTACGCTGGGGAAATAATCGGGCCTCACGAGGCCCGTCGCCGCCAGCTTTCCCAGACTCCCCTAGATATGAACTACATCATCGCTGTTCAAGAGCACAGCGGAGGGGACAGGATTACCCAGACATTCGTGGACCCCGTCGCTGTAGGCAATGTGGGGAGGTTCATCAACCACTCCTGCCAGCCCAACCTGCTCATGGTGCCCGTGCGAGTGCACTCACTGCTGCCTAGACTCGCTCTGTTTGCGAATCGAGATATAGAAAGGTATGAAGAGCTGACTTTTGACTATGCAGGTGGACAGAACAGCAGCACAGACACACTGAAATGGGATAACGCACCAAGCGGGACTGACACAGGGGCTGATGGTGATAAAACACCACAGAAAAAAGTCTGTCGTTGTGGGGCTTCAAACTGCTCAGGATTTTTACCATTAGATATGTCAGTTCTCCATTAA
- the gpx1a gene encoding glutathione peroxidase 1a — MTGTMKKFYDLSAKLLSGDLLNFSSLKGKVVLIENVASLUGTTVRDYTQMNELHSCYADQGLVILGAPCNQFGHQENCKNDEILKSLKYVRPGNGFEPKFQLLEKLEVNGENAHPLFVFLKEKLPQPSDDAVSLMGDPKFIIWSPVNRNDIAWNFEKFLIGPDGEPFKRYSRRFLTSDIEADIKELLKRTK, encoded by the exons ATGACAGGGACCATGAAGAAGTTTTATGATCTGTCCGCCAAGCTTTTGTCAGGGGACCTCCTGAATTTTTCGTCTCTCAAAGGTAAAGTTGTGCTTATTGAAAATGTGGCGTCGCTTTGAGGCACAACAGTCAGGGATTACACTCAGATGAACGAGCTCCACAGTTGTTATGCTGATCAGGGGCTGGTTATTCTGGGCGCTCCCTGCAACCAGTTCGGACATCAG GAGAACTGCAAGAATGATGAAATTCTGAAATCTCTGAAGTATGTCCGTCCGGGAAATGGCTTCGAGCCCAAATTCCAGCTTCTGGAGAAGCTGGAAGTGAATGGTGAGAACGCCCACCCTCTGTTTGTGTTCCTGAAAGAGAAGCTGCCTCAACCCAGTGATGACGCTGTGTCCCTGATGGGTGATCCCAAATTCATCATCTGGAGTCCCGTGAACAGGAATGACATCGCCTGGAACTTTGAGAAGTTCCTCATTGGCCCGGACGGGGAACCGTTCAAGCGGTACAGCAGAAGGTTCCTCACCAGCGACATTGAAGCAGATATCAAAGAGCTTCTCAAGAGGACGAAGTAA